The nucleotide window GGCCTCTCCTTCCTCGGCTCCGGCCCCTGTCCAGCGACCACCGTGGGCTACCCCTCCCCCTCCGGCTCCGGCCCCTATCCGGCGAACCCCGCGGGCCTCATTCCCTTCGCGACGGCGCGGACACAGCGGGTCGCCGCTGCGCGGCTAGCCACTACTGCGAGGTGGAGGCACTGTCGCTCGCTCTGCCTCTCCCTCTGCCtccccatcttcttcctcctggtCTGCAATGGCGCCGGAGaagtgcagcggcggcggcggcttcttgGCCGAGGTGGGTGAATCCATGCCGCTCGCGCTGCACGTGTTCGATGAAATGGCAGTGACAACGTGTGAGAGGTAATGTTACCACATTCTGAGTCCAGGGTCACTGCATCCATTTGTACAGGCAAAACAAACACATTCTCAATCGAGCTTAGCTCTACTGGGTCACATTCCAAACAAAAGCAGTTACACCACTTGGGACTGGCCTGGGCCTGACGGACGGGCCGAACCAGCCTCAACCACACACACAAACACGCCCCCAGTGACGAACGAAATGGAATCTGGACTGGACACCTTCTGGGTGGACCGGCAAGAGCACTCGACACGACTCGACGTCTCGCCAGCCGGCACATCATTACGGGTGGCGGCCATCATCGTGTACAACGCCATTAGAGGCTGCGGCGTGCTCGCCGGAAGCGGAAGCGCAATTATGCGATAACAAAGGGCTCAACTCCACTTCTACGCGAGCATTGGCGATGCTGTATGTGCTATGAAATGTTGCAACGCAATTACTGAAAACTAATAATCGACATTCATCAAAACAGGATACATTGATACAATCACAAGGAGTAATAACCAATACACACCAACTGGCTGACTCTCACTTTAATTTGCAGTAGTTGCTGCGTCGGGACGCCAGCTACTGCCTACGGAGTACTGGCTACCGTGGCCGCGGCAGGAACCCGATGCGGATGGCCCAGTAGCAGTGGTACCCGTCGCGGAGGATGACGAGGCGGGGTCGAACATCGGAGGTGGAGGGTCGTCGGTGCCGCAGCCGGGAATGGCGCTCGGGAGTCGGTCGTCGTCGAATCGGGATTCTGGACTCAGACTCAGCCGGCGTGCGAGGTCGAACATCGGAGGAGGGTCGCCGGCGTGCGCGGCCTCTGTTAGGGTGATTGTCGGGTGGGGCTGGGCTTGCAGGCCTCATTCTTATGGGCTATCTGGGCTAAGCCCTGGTGTTTTTCTAGTTGTGTTTTGCGCACCTTGGAACGTCTTTAGTCAAGTTTTCTATTGAGTGTGTCGAACTGCTAGTTGGTTGTCTTTTGTAGTTATTTCTTGCTAACCTAGTGTTGCCTTCAGCAGTGTGTAGAAGTAGGTTTTCCCGTTTTGTTGTATCGTAGTACCTCTATAATCTCCGTACACACTCATATCAATAGTCAAACTTTATAATTTTTTGACGAATAATTTAGCTAACAATTTTAACTACTATAGTACAGACTCAACATCATTAGGTTTGTAATTAAATATCCTATCCAATTATCATAATTATAAAACATAGATAATACAATACACATACATAAAATGTCATGTTGAGCCGCGTCTTATAAAATAAAATGGATGTAGTAATTGCTCTGAGGGGGAAGTATGGTGCACCCCCTACTCCTAGGGTCCTTGCCTCTTTGTTTTTTCCCCTTCTTTTAATAAATCTCACGACAAAACTTTTTTCCGCCcttcaaaagaaagaaaaaactcaAAAAATAGCATCATGCAAATGACACAAGGTGGCGTACAAATTGTGCAACTGCCAAATGAGATGTCTTTGAAGCTCAAATCCGGAAAAGAGCCCAAGTAGGAGATAGACATCCTGGAGATTTTGTGGGATTTTAGGATGACCAATCCTTTGTTCTAAACAGTCGCATAAAAAAAATCTATAGAGTTAGGATCCTAACTCCTTCACAAATCCTACGTACAAAGGGGGTCTAAACATTTTTATGTATTAATAGACTTCCTGGATTTTTAAGGTGTCAATAACACCATAACGTCCATCTTCTATGTTACGTAAGTTTGATTAATTTTATACAAGATAATTATAATATTTATACAGATGTTAAAATGGCATCATTAGATATATTCTGAAATATAGTTTTAAATTACCTATTTGATATCCATAATTACTTTTTAAATATGATAGACactaatatattttttttctataaactcGTTTTTTTCGAGATGCTTGAGTTGGCATAGAGTGAAAGTTTAAATAGGGTAGTACATGACTTAGGACAACTTCGTTTGGGACAGGAGCTTGAATGAAAAAAAGGAAACAGAAAAAATGGAGAAAATTGTTATTATAGGACGCGAAACAATGGTCTTTGTTATTATAGGACTTCAATCGTCGACTTCGCTAAAACGACATTTGAAACATTGGTACTTTGTTTTACATGACATTTGGTCATTTTAATCATTTTTCTCATtttaaatacatgtattttgccaTGGGAGGACCATATTGCCCTTGTGCGTGGGCTGCTGGCTGCTGTCGCCACTGCCTGGCCTGGGCAGGCTGGCTCGCTGCTGCCCAGCGCGGCCACAAGCTCGTCTCGCTTGACTCCGACGACGATGCTTTCGATGGTGActccgacgaggaggaggtgaCGGTGCAGCTCGCCGCACAGTGTCGGCAAGCTCTGGCTGAGAGCCTGAGCGCGGCTGAGCCGCAGCCGCCGCATGCTCCGTGCCCTGTCCTGCTGTTAGCTTGATGATGGCATCGTGACATCGTGACTATGTCATATacttcatttttctttttgaaaTATAAAACCAAAAATACATAAATACCTTTACTCATCCTCGTCACCACGGCCAATACTCATCACCACGttttatttcatcttcatcttccgaCGTTTCGTCTGACCGGTGCGTGGGCTGCCTGGCTTCTGCCACCGCCGCCTGGCCTGGGCAGGCTGgctggccgccgtcgccgccgcctgcCCTGGCTAGCTGGCAGGcttgccgccgctgccgcctggGTAGGCTGGCTGGTacgctggccgccgccgccggggtatGTCAcacattattaaaattcacaaaaAATACAGTGAAAATTCCAAGAAAATTAGAGTAAAATTCTGGGCATATAACATAATATTAAGTACACATGAATTCATCTCACATCATAATATTGTTCTAAACAAGATTCAAGTCATATCAAATAAACACACTCCAGATCTGGTAATAAGAACTAAATTGACCATCCGCGATACATACGCTAATTTGAGGGAACACTGTAGGGCAAGAGGGGCTATGGGTAAACGGAACGAACCTGGGGAAgttggagttggagagcttcttctCGCCGTACTTCCTCCAGAGGGCAGCGTGGCCAGGCCACAGTCGGCCGGCACGGCCACACCTGAAGGCCGAGCAGCAAGGCCAGAGGCCGGCGTGGCTAGGGCACAGGCGGCCAGGCCAGGGCCGGCCAACGCGGCCACGCCTGAGGGCAGTGCGGTAAGGGCAGAGGCGGCCGACGGCCCTTCTGGATCTGGTGGGGGCGAGTTCGTCTCCTCCATGGGTGGCACGTCGAGGATGAttgggcgggcggcggcggtcaGACAAAACGTCGGAAAATCAAACGAAACGTCGGGCTCATGCAAAAGGATACATAAGGCCAGAAGGGTAAAAGAGTCAATTAAGgagcaaaatacatgtattttgattACCAAAGTCAAGAAATACACCAAATTTCATCTAAAACAAAGTGCCAACGTTTCAAGTGTCGTTTTAGCGAAGTCGACGATTAGAGTCCTATAATAGCGAAGCCCATTATTTTGCGTCCTGTAATAGCAATTTTGTCGAAAAAAAATGTTATGCTTGCTTGCCTTCAGTCCTTTTCGTTCCCGATCCTCCGCACCCACGCAGCGGAGCTGGGAGGCGAGACCCGAAGGTATTCTTCCTTCGCCGCTAAGCACGCCACCACGAGCAGCCAACCAAGGCAAGCGTCGCTGTCTCCCCCTACACCGAATCTGATGCTTCATCGATTGGTTCCAATCCTCTCTACCTCCGTAGTCATGCACGAGATTGCGCGTGATTAAGAACAGGGACCAATAAGATTGAATTCAGATTTGGGGCGGAGCAGGAGGGGAGCCATTGCCGGTGTTCTTATCGTCGTCGGAGGTCGAGGGATGGTAGGGGTGCTGTCGAATCGCGTGGATCGGGACGACCTCAAGGCCGGGGATCACATCTACACTTGGCGGGCCGCCTACATCTACGCCCACCACGGTACGCTTCCCCTGTTATTTCCTTTCATTGGTTTGGTATCAAATCGAAGCGCCACTAGATTTGGATCTCATTTCGAACCCTAATCAAGTGATTAATAACTACTAAATCCATTGACTTACATACATAGGCTAACATTACTGATGCCCAAACATCACTGCCTTGCACGCAAAAGTAACAATAGCAACTTTTGGTGTGGTGGCTTAGTGTTGGGGCATAAATGAAACCTTTGCGAGAATCACGAATCGGATGTCAATTTTAGAAATTTCTCCTTTTTTGCTTGCTGTCTATCAAAGCATTCCATTCTTCTAATTAAGAGATTCTTTGTTCATCACCCTGCTTCACCAGAATGATTTTTTTGGTAATTTTCACCATAATTGTTGTTTGAACAAAAATGTCATGATAAACTTGAGTAAAACCAAAGCCTTGGTAGGAGGCCGTTGATGAAAAAGGCATGGGAAAGCTTGAACTCGAATCCTTCAATGATGAATATAAGTGCAATTGATATTTTTTTGGGAGTTATACATTTGTGTAGTTTCAGGAGTCCATTGATGAAAAAGGTCTAGTCGTCTGTGAGCTTGAACATTCCCTTAGTAATGAATATAATCGCAACTGAAATTCATCGAAGCCATATGTTTGTGTATTATGCCATTCACAATTTCATAGAGCCAAGTCTTCTCCACCCATAAATACATATTTCATAATAGTGTCATTAGACCGACCATAGATCTATCCTGGCATAACCAGACAATAAGTTGGAACATAGCAACCCCTCATGTTCTTAAAAGAATGGTGTGAACATAACCCTCTGTCAGACTTGTGCACTTGTTTTGCTCATAGTAGGTGACTGAGTTTAATCTGAGCTTTGTGGTACATTATCAGGGATATACACTGGAGATGGCATGGTCATCCATTTTACAAGGGCAGCTGGACATGAGATTGGAACAGGAACATTCTTGGATTGGTTCCTTTATAGCTCCTCTCAGGCAGCAACTGAGGGTCCTCCCTGCCAGAAATGTGGCCACCTAGTCAAGTCTGATGGGGTCATCACTTCTTGCCTCGATTGCTTCTTAGATGGGGGCAGCCTGTACCTCTTTGACTATGCTGTGTCACCTGCTTTCTTCCTTGCCAAAGCACGCGGAGGAACCTGCACCCTGGCTTCCTCTGACCCCAGTGATGTTGTGATCCACCGTGCACGATACCTCCTGGACAATGGGTTTGGCATGTACTCCCTGTTCAAGAACAACTGCGAGGACTTTGCCATATACTGCAAGACTGGGCTGCTTGTGGAGACTGCTTTCAGTGTTGGCCGTAGTGGGCAGCTTGCATCTCTGACTGCTGCCTTCAGTGCTGTGGCCTCGTCACCATTGCGTTTCCTGACAACTAGTGCTGGTGGCCTGGCAATTGTGACCAGCGGCATGTATTGTGTCGGGCGATATGTATCGGATATTGGTGTTCGGCGTGATGTTGTCAAGGTCCCTGTCGAAAGGCTTGTGGAGCTGAATGTTACTTCGATTCCTCAAAGTCGGGCTACAGAGACAGATATCGCAGCAGGAGCACCGCAGCAGCAGTTGGAGGTTCCTTGTGTGGTTGCTGAGGAAGCATCCATTATACCCCCCGCAGCACCGTGATCCATTGATGAAATGTCATGTAGCATGTGTTGGCATGAGACAACTGGAACTACATACTTGTGTGGAAGTACATGTAATGATGTGCCTGGTGGTGTTATGTAATCCATGGTAGCTGCTGCTAATGTTCCAAGCAAGCAAtgatgatgatggatgtgattcCATGGCCGTTATTATTATCACAGAATTGAAAAGACCTGTATTTGGCTATTTGCACTCAATTATGCAGGAGCTTGATGATGTCTGTGGATGCATCTGATTGTGCACTTTCTAAGTTGCTATACATTAGCAATCTTGAAATGCTCTTCACTTAGATGACTACATATATCTAGATTAAAGCAAGCAACACGAGCAATTCTTTTGGAATAGTGCAAAATGAACTGATTGCAGACATTGGAGTGTACGCTCCCTCCACTTGATTTCCTTCATTTTACAAGAGAGATTTTTAGAAGGCTTGGTGGCCAGAGATCATCAGAGTACAAATTTGGTTGGACTAGAAACCGTATTATTCCATTTATATCTGAACAAAGTGATGTCACATCAGCAACATAACGACCTTTGGAATGAGCCAGTGTACAAAATACATACACCATCGTGGCTCTTTAACAATTCCATTTTAAAAATACTTTAGTTAATTCCAATAGCCTTCGATGCCAAACGTAATTTATTAAACTACAGCTGTTCCAACGGCACCGCCGAAGTTTGGAATCATATTCTTTGTAGATGGCATTCCAGCAACAACGTCCTCCTCGATGCCACATTCATTTTTGCCCCTTATGATCTTGAAGTATCCATCCTGGAAAGTATTACCCAATAGAAGTTATTAATTGTTGAAAACATGATACTAAGTTTCAAGGAATCACTGTTATTTTGATAAGTTGGATATTTGTCACAAACTTACATCGCCCCAGCCCCTGTTCCACTGATTTGCAAGAAGCTGCAAAGACAAGAAGATCATACATAATAACTTAGGGCCTCATCATTTGATAATGTACAGAATAAAATACAGAGATTAAACAACATACCCAGTAATCCTCTCCAGCATCACTGGTTCCCCATCCAATCAACTTGACGGCATGGCCACCCATAATGCCACCGGTGATGTGCTTGTATACTCCAGATTTGTAGTGTGCGAAATCCTTGAGAGATTTTTCATTGCCAAATCAGAAAAAATAAAGTGCATATGAATACCAGTTTTTTTCCCGCTCAAATGATATATTTTCTAAGACTATGAATGATCCCAAAGCATATTACTCTATATACTAGATTTGTTATTTGGCTTTTGTCATGTCCTTACCAACCTTTTAGTTAGACAACAGTCTTTAAGTTTTTGTATGCAATGTTTGTCCTCTAAAAGTATCTGCACCCCATAGTCCTTGTCTCAGCTACACAAAATTTGTTGACAAAATGCATGGAGAGCTTGAGACAAAGCAACTGGACATTACCTCGTAAACTGTGAAAGCAACTTCTACAGGACCATTTTTGTAGACCTCTGCCATTATGTCATGTGGATCTGAATTTATTCTATACGCATCAATGCTGAAATGCTTCTTTTCCTGCCAAACTTGGTTCTGCTCCTTGCATTTCTTTTCACACTTAGGTGTAGCATAAGCAGGTTCACATCCAGGATGCTTGCAACCGACCTGATCGAAGTATGGATCACACTGCAACACAGAGCAAAGTTAACCTTACCTTTGTATACCATGATGAAAATTTTCATGATGGTCATCAGCTATGCTCTGAATACAAAAAGAGATCAACATATTTTGCAAACTGTAAATAAAGGCACTATCATGGTCTGCCTCAAACCAAGTGTTGAGATCAACTCATTAGAGTGTAATGGTGTATTTATACCATGTTGGGATAACTATTACAACCATACAGAAATAGCTGAAGATTATGATTTGCTCGTACTAACACTAGGTTCCATTGGGGAAAAGAGTTAAGGTGGTTCAAATTTACACTCTAATTAATCATTATAGCATTTAGCAAAAT belongs to Miscanthus floridulus cultivar M001 chromosome 4, ASM1932011v1, whole genome shotgun sequence and includes:
- the LOC136550210 gene encoding protein LEAD-SENSITIVE 1-like isoform X1 — encoded protein: MLACLQSFSFPILRTHAAELGGETRRYSSFAAKHATTSSQPRRGAIAGVLIVVGGRGMVGVLSNRVDRDDLKAGDHIYTWRAAYIYAHHGIYTGDGMVIHFTRAAGHEIGTGTFLDWFLYSSSQAATEGPPCQKCGHLVKSDGVITSCLDCFLDGGSLYLFDYAVSPAFFLAKARGGTCTLASSDPSDVVIHRARYLLDNGFGMYSLFKNNCEDFAIYCKTGLLVETAFSVGRSGQLASLTAAFSAVASSPLRFLTTSAGGLAIVTSGMYCVGRYVSDIGVRRDVVKVPVERLVELNVTSIPQSRATETDIAAGAPQQQLEVPCVVAEEASIIPPAAP
- the LOC136550210 gene encoding protein LEAD-SENSITIVE 1-like isoform X2; translation: MVGVLSNRVDRDDLKAGDHIYTWRAAYIYAHHGIYTGDGMVIHFTRAAGHEIGTGTFLDWFLYSSSQAATEGPPCQKCGHLVKSDGVITSCLDCFLDGGSLYLFDYAVSPAFFLAKARGGTCTLASSDPSDVVIHRARYLLDNGFGMYSLFKNNCEDFAIYCKTGLLVETAFSVGRSGQLASLTAAFSAVASSPLRFLTTSAGGLAIVTSGMYCVGRYVSDIGVRRDVVKVPVERLVELNVTSIPQSRATETDIAAGAPQQQLEVPCVVAEEASIIPPAAP